TCCGACCTTCCCCGGAGGAAATGACTCCCCCGGGGACCGTTCCCCTCAGGGATTCCGCTGGGGACCGATGAAGCCTTCCTTCTCCAAGTGCAGAAGCACCGCCTGGGCCGCCTCCTCCGGATAGAGGTCACTGGTATCGAGTGCCAGGTCGGCGTCCTTGGGTTCCTCGTAGGGATCCGAAATTCCGGTGAACTCCTGGATGATGCCGGCCCGAGCCTTGGCGTAGAGCCCCTTGCGGTCCCGCTCCTCGCACACCTTCAGCGGCGTCGCCACGTGCACGAGGACGAAGCCGCCGCCGTTCTCTACCTCCTGGCGGACTTCCCGCCGGACCCCTTCGTAGGGCGCGATGGGAGCGCAGATGGCGATGCCGCCGTTCTTGGTGATCTCCGAGGCGACGAAGCCGATGCGCCGGATGTTGAGATCCCGATGCTCCTTGGAAAAGCCTAGCTCAGAGCTCAGATTCTTGCGCACGATATCGCCGTCCAAGAGGGTCACCGGCCGGCCGCCGGCCTCCAGCAGCTTGGTCAGCAGGACGTTGGCGATGGTCGACTTGCCGGCGCCGCTGAGGCCGGTGAAGAAGACGGTGAAGCCCTGCTGATGGCGCGGGGGATAGGTACGCCGCAGCTCCTCCGCCACCGCCGGGTAGGTGAACCACTCCGGAAGCTCGTGTCCCGCGGACAGCCGCCGCCGCAGCTCGGTGCCGGAGATATTGAGCACCCGCTGTCCTTCCTGGACCTCGTCCAGAGGCATGTAGGTATCGCGTTCCTCGACGTAGACCATCATGCGGAAAGGCACCATCTGGATACCCAGCTCTTCCTGGTGCTCCGAGAGCAGCTCTTGGGCCTCGTAGGGACCGTAGTAGGGATTGCCGTCGCGGTCATTGCCGGGACCGGCGTGGTCGCGACCGACGATGAAGTGGGTGCAGCCGTAGTTCTTGCGAATGATGGCGTGCCACAGCGCCTCCCGGGGGCCGCCCATGCGCATGGCCAGGGGCAGCAGCGAGAGCATCACCGTGTGCTGGGGATAGAACGGCAGCACCGCCTGATAGCAGCGCACCCGGGTGAAATGGTCCACGTCTCCCGGCTTGGTGGGCCCCACCACCGGGTGGATGAGCAGATTGGCCTCGACCTCCTTGGCGGCCCGCAGAGTGAGCTCCAGGTGGGCGCGGTGCATGGGGTTGCGGGTCTGGAAGGCCACCACCTTGCGCCAGCCGCGCTTGGCGAAGGCCGCCCGCAGCTCCGCCGGCGTGTGCCGCAGGATGCGGAAATCGTAGTGGGTCGGGCCGTCCATGCCCACCAGCCGGCCGGCGACGTACCAACGCCCCTTCCGGGACATGAGCTGAGCCACTCCGGGATGGTGATCGTCGGTGGTGCCGAAGACCGCCTGGGCCTCCCGCTCCAGATCCGGCTGCCAGCGCTCCTGGACCTGCAACGCCGCCACCATGGCACCCTCGACGTCGCGCAAGGCCAGCCAGCTCCCCTCTTCCAGCTGCTCCGTCAGCTCGGCGTCGAGGTCGAGCATGATAGGCATGGGCCAGAGGGTGCCGTCGGCGAGGCGCAGGGAGTCCAGGACGCTCTCGTAGTCTTGCTGACCGAGAAAGCCCTCCAGGGGCGAAAAGCCGCCCACCAGCAGCAGCTCCAGGTCCCGCAACTGGCGGTCCGTTAGGTTGTGAGACGGCCAGTCGCGGGAGAGCTGGCGCAGTTCCTGCCGCTCTCCGTCCTCCGCCATGAGCTGTACGAGACGCCCCCCATGGGGATCGATGAGATGGTTATGGGCCACGTGTTTCCTCCAAATCTACGGCGCGCGCCGATCCCGTCGACCGGGGACGCTGCCGGTTCCTTCATGCGATGAGAATCCGAGAGTTTTCGTCGAAGAGGCTCCGTTCAGGCGGTGCTCCCGGCAGCCCGGCCGGCATGGCGGGCAAGGCCCAGCACCAGCCCCAGGGCGGCGCCCAGGAGCACGCCGATCAAAGCCTTGATCAGGGTCCGACGGGGCTCCTGCCGCGCCGGTTTGACCGCCGCTGCTGCGATCTCCACGTCGCAGCCGCCGCGCTTGAGGTCGAGATTGCTGCGCCGGCGAATGAGACTGTTGACCACCGTCTCGGTGTCCCGCAGATCCCGTTCCACCGCCAGCAGCTGATCCGCTTGTTGATCGGCGGCGGCGTAGAGGGCGAGCTCGCGCTCCCGCAGCAGACCCTGGCGTTGAGTCTCCTGCCGCTCCTCGAGGGTCTGGCGCTCGATGGACCGGCGGCGTTTGAGGGTCTCCAGGAGAATCTCGTCCCGGCGCACCTTGTCGCCCTTGGTCATCAGCTTGCGGCGAATCTCCAGCAGATCGTCGCCGGAACGAACATAGGATTCCGGGAAGCTCGGCTCCTCCGCCGCTTCACTGGTGTCGTCGCCGGTTCCGTCGTCGTCGCCGGTTTCGGGGCTGCGCCAAGGATCGAAGCGGCTCTCGGCTTCCGAGGACTCCGGATCCCGGGACTCCGCCGGCTCGTCGTCCTCTTCCAGCAGCACCCGGCCCGATTCCTCGAGCATCAGCGCGCGATAGGTCTCCGCCAGGGCATCGACCTTCAGGCGGCGCATCACCAGCTCGTGACGGCCATAGAAGGCGGCCACCAGCTCCGCGGTCTCCTCGTCGAAGGTCGCCAGCTCCCGCCGTGCCGCCGCCCGCTGCTCCGCCAACCGGCGATCCCAGGCCAGCACCGCGTCCTGATAGGAGCCGTCGATAAGGCTGCTCAAGCGCTGGCGCTCGGTGGTCAACAGCGCCTCCTCCGCCTCCGCCTCCTCGAGCTTCTCGTCCAGCTCCGCGGTGCGCTCGTCGAAGCCCCGATCCGCCAGATCCGCACATTTGTCCAAAAAGACCGTCACCCAGGTCTCCGCCAGGGCGGCGGTGACGTCCGGTTCCTGCCCCCGGGCTTCCACCCGCAGCAGGCGGGCCGCCTCGGGACCGCCGCGACCGTCGCCGATACGGCGGGTCAGCAGCTCGCGGCCTATCTCCGGTTCGACGGAGCGGTCAGGAAAGGTCTCCGAGACCCGCTGGGCGGTGCGCTGGACGATCTCGTCGCTCTCCAGTAGCTGCTGATAGCCCTGGAGGCCCAGGAAGTTGGCGCCGCTGCGATTGCCCGTTCCCGGCACCAAGAGCACCGCCGCTGCCAGATACCGCGGCGGCATCAAGAATTGCACCCAAA
This window of the Acidobacteriota bacterium genome carries:
- a CDS encoding bifunctional sulfate adenylyltransferase/adenylylsulfate kinase: MDPHGGRLVQLMAEDGERQELRQLSRDWPSHNLTDRQLRDLELLLVGGFSPLEGFLGQQDYESVLDSLRLADGTLWPMPIMLDLDAELTEQLEEGSWLALRDVEGAMVAALQVQERWQPDLEREAQAVFGTTDDHHPGVAQLMSRKGRWYVAGRLVGMDGPTHYDFRILRHTPAELRAAFAKRGWRKVVAFQTRNPMHRAHLELTLRAAKEVEANLLIHPVVGPTKPGDVDHFTRVRCYQAVLPFYPQHTVMLSLLPLAMRMGGPREALWHAIIRKNYGCTHFIVGRDHAGPGNDRDGNPYYGPYEAQELLSEHQEELGIQMVPFRMMVYVEERDTYMPLDEVQEGQRVLNISGTELRRRLSAGHELPEWFTYPAVAEELRRTYPPRHQQGFTVFFTGLSGAGKSTIANVLLTKLLEAGGRPVTLLDGDIVRKNLSSELGFSKEHRDLNIRRIGFVASEITKNGGIAICAPIAPYEGVRREVRQEVENGGGFVLVHVATPLKVCEERDRKGLYAKARAGIIQEFTGISDPYEEPKDADLALDTSDLYPEEAAQAVLLHLEKEGFIGPQRNP